From one Humulus lupulus chromosome 8, drHumLupu1.1, whole genome shotgun sequence genomic stretch:
- the LOC133796450 gene encoding F-box/LRR-repeat protein 3: MAENSLDLPDECWELVFNFVEDRRNFASLSLVCKLFFSITNQLITTLAVPHPTVVVLPRLLRRFTRLTTVDFSEFHGDVDDHLSQISESGLDLESLNISNRTTLPIQGLRVLGSKMKKLRCLNCSKIYSLQDSDLGLIANAIPTLEELDISYLMDEYSSSANGQWDVSSFTKPISDSGILTLSLKLKGLRKLNLSGNHFITDRSLVHLSTNCVQLREIIIHFCDFITPYGIALMIRGCAYLSSLSVFGTRLCVVDSAFTDSLVSAKALCSVDLTGFVILDEMLYSMAEAHMPLKKLILSCCSGFTLHGIKHLLSKHQFLQYLDVKEANFLTDESMFQLTKFLRNLTYINLCMCTELTDSTFFRLIENCPVLNEINMVSTKVGAKKLSTSHVSNTLKSLYLGQNFSLRNESIKEFASAIRNLQLLDLSSCLSITEEGILEVSKRCTELRYLDMSYCRGVKTFLMDFELSKLEVLCARGLRINDDGLALVGSKCRQLLQLDLTGCFNVTDKGVKEVVKNCRALREINLKQCYKVNIDVVPWMVFSRPGLRRIVPPCGFIPSERQRNLYLRHGCFVCEG, from the coding sequence atGGCGGAAAATTCACTTGATTTGCCAGATGAATGCTGGGAATTAGTCTTCAATTTCGTCGAAGACCGCCGTAACTTTGCATCCTTGTCTTTGGTTTGCAAGCTTTTCTTCTCCATCACCAATCAGCTGATCACGACCCTCGCAGTTCCTCATCCGACGGTCGTCGTTCTCCCTCGACTGCTTCGAAGATTCACTAGGCTCACAACAGTAGACTTCAGCGAGTTCCACGGTGATGTCGATGACCATCTTTCTCAAATTTCGGAATCTGGGTTGGACCTCGAATCACTCAATATCTCCAATCGGACAACTCTTCCAATTCAAGGTTTGAGAGTTTTGGGATCCAAAATGAAGAAATTGAGGTGTTTGAATTGCTCCAAAATCTATTCTTTGCAGGACAGCGATCTGGGTTTGATTGCAAATGCGATCCCAACACTTGAGGAGCTAGATATTAGCTATCTTATGGATGAGTATAGCTCTTCCGCAAATGGGCAATGGGATGTGAGCAGTTTTACAAAACCCATAAGCGATTCTGGGATCTTGACGTTGTCATTGAAGCTCAAAGGCCTGAGGAAGCTCAATCTTTCTGGTAATCACTTCATTACTGATAGGTCTCTTGTCCATCTTTCTACCAATTGTGTCCAATTGCGTGAGATAATAATTCACTTTTGTGATTTCATTACACCATATGGCATTGCTTTGATGATCCGCGGCTGTGCTTATTTGAGTTCACTATCAGTATTTGGAACTAGGCTTTGTGTTGTGGATTCAGCATTCACTGATTCATTGGTTTCTGCAAAGGCTTTATGTTCTGTTGATTTGACTGGTTTTGTTATCTTGGATGAAATGCTTTACTCAATGGCAGAAGCACATATGCCATTAAAGAAGCTCATTCTCTCTTGTTGCTCCGGTTTTACATTACATGGTATCAAACATCTGTTATCTAAGCACCAATTTCTTCAGTACTTGGATGTGAAGGAAGCGAATTTCCTCACTGACGAGTCCATGTTTCAGTTAACAAAGTTTCTCCGAAATTTAACTTACATAAACCTTTGTATGTGCACTGAGTTGACAGATTCAACCTTCTTCAGGCTCATTGAAAATTGTCCAGTTTTGAATGAAATCAATATGGTTAGTACAAAGGTAGGAGCTAAAAAACTTAGTACCAGCCATGTTTCCAACACTCTCAAGTCTTTGTACTTGGGTCAAAATTTCTCTTTACGCAATGAAAGCATAAAAGAGTTCGCATCTGCCATCCGCAATTTGCAACTTCTCGATTTAAGCAGTTGCTTGAGCATTACAGAGGAAGGCATTTTAGAAGTTTCAAAGAGATGCACTGAGCTTAGGTACTTGGACATGAGTTATTGTAGAGGAGTCAAGACTTTTCTTATGGACTTTGAACTTTCTAAATTGGAGGTATTGTGTGCAAGAGGATTGAGAATCAATGATGATGGATTGGCTTTGGTTGGAAGTAAATGTCGTCAACTGCTGCAATTGGACTTGACTGGCTGCTTCAACGTGACTGATAAAGGAGTGAAGGAAGTGGTGAAGAACTGCCGAGCATTGAGGGAGATAAATCTTAAGCAGTGTTATAAAGTTAACATAGATGTTGTGCCCTGGATGGTGTTCTCAAGGCCAGGACTTAGAAGAATAGTGCCACCTTGTGGCTTCATTCCTAGTGAAAGGCAGAGGAATCTGTACTTACGCCATGGATGTTTTGTTTGTGAAGGCTAG
- the LOC133796449 gene encoding beta-galactosidase 15-like produces MIYSLFANSVTYDANSFIINGKRQLIFSGSIHYPRSTQQMWPDLIRKAKDGGLNAIETYIFWDHHEPFRRQYDFSGNLDFVKFFKLVQEAGMYGVLRIGPYVCAEWSYGGFPMWLKNTPGIELRTNNEIYKNEMQTFVTKIIDMAKEANLFASQGGPIIIAQIENEYGNVMEPYGEAGKAYINWCAQMAVAQNTGVPWMMCQQSDAPQPMINTCNGYYCEWFTPNSPNSPKMFTENWIGWFKKWGERDPHRTAEDVAFAVARFFQRGGAFNNYYMYHGGTNFGRSAGGPYIATTYDYDAPLDEYGNLNQPKWGHLKQLHEALKLGENVLTAGNWTDKEIVPGVNLTTHINGGESFCLISNTNKEGEPVNVNLNGGVYWVPAWSVTLLSGCNKEIYNTAKINAQTSLFVKKQSLSHHHKHHKSAQLTWHWAPEAMRDTLQGKGRFRASQLLEQKLTTSDVSDYLWYMTAIEVNQTKKVFLRVNTTGHVLHAYVNRRYVGSQVGTANQVGFAFESPVYLTRGKNTITLLSATVGLANYGSFYENKPTGIAGGPVQLIGNDNSTVLNDLSFDTWSYRVGLNGESKRLFDPATHHHHPWRTTEAPINRRMTWYKASFETPSGDDPVVVDLLGMGKGHAWVNGNSLGRFWPSVLANSNGCGDCDYRGEYNPNKCVTNCGEPSQRWYHVPRSFMNSDGNSNTLILFEEMGGNPKGVSFSTVGVAIGCGDAYEGSTLELSCHNGKIISGIDFASFGEPIGKCGSFVKGLCDSNISVSQVEKACVGKESCSIDVSANTFGSVNCGNLTKRLAVQASCA; encoded by the exons ATGATTTATAGCCTCTTTGCA AACAGTGTCACATACGACGCCAATTCCTTCATCATCAATGGAAAACGACAGCTCATTTTCTCCGGCTCAATCCACTATCCCAGAAGCACTCAGCAGATGTGGCCGGACTTGATTCGAAAGGCCAAAGATGGTGGCCTCAACGCCATTGAAACTTACATCTTCTGGGATCACCACGAGCCCTTCCGCCGTCAGTACGACTTCTCCGGCAACCTGGACTTCGTTAAGTTCTTCAAGCTGGTTCAAGAAGCAGGCATGTACGGCGTGTTGAGAATTGGCCCTTATGTCTGCGCCGAGTGGAGCTACGGTGGTTTTCCGATGTGGCTCAAGAACACGCCCGGAATAGAACTCAGAACCAATAACGAGATTTACAAGAATGAAATGCAAACCTTCGTTACCAAAATTATCGACATGGCCAAAGAAGCCAACCTCTTTGCCTCTCAG GGAGGTCCAATTATCATAGCCCAGATCGAGAATGAGTACGGTAACGTAATGGAGCCTTACGGCGAGGCAGGGAAAGCATACATAAACTGGTGCGCTCAAATGGCAGTGGCTCAAAACACCGGCGTTCCATGGATGATGTGCCAACAGAGCGATGCGCCTCAGCCTATGATCAACACCTGCAATGGCTACTACTGTGAATGGTTCACTCCAAACAGTCCCAACAGTCCTAAAATGTTCACCGAGAACTGGATCGGCTGGTTCAAGAAATGGGGTGAGAGAGACCCACACAGGACCGCCGAAGACGTGGCATTTGCGGTGGCAAGGTTCTTCCAGCGTGGTGGAGCCTTCAACAACTACTACATGTATCACGGTGGGACCAACTTCGGGAGGTCCGCCGGTGGGCCCTACATCGCCACCACCTACGACTACGACGCGCCGCTTGACGAGTATGGGAATTTGAACCAGCCTAAGTGGGGACATCTCAAACAACTCCATGAAGCTCTTAAGCTCGGTGAGAACGTTCTTACCGCCGGAAACTGGACAG ATAAGGAAATTGTGCCGGGAGTTAATCTGACTACCCACATCAATGGTGGTGAGAGCTTTTGCCTCATAAGCAACACAAACAAGGAAGGAGAACCCGTCAACGTTAATCTCAACGGCGGCGTTTACTGGGTTCCGGCATGGTCTGTCACTCTCCTCAGTGGCTGCAACAAGGAGATTTACAACACCGCCAAGATCAACGCTCAGACATCTCTGTTCGTCAAGAAACAAAGCTTGTCTCACCACCATAAACATCACAAAAGTGCTCAACTCACTTGGCATTGGGCACCTGAAGCCATGAGAGACACACTTCAAGGCAAAGGAAGGTTCAGAGCTTCCCAGCTTCTCGAACAGAAACTAACGACGTCTGATGTTAGTGACTACTTGTGGTACATGACCGCCATCGAAGTCAACCAAACTAAGAAGGTATTTTTGAGGGTCAACACTACTGGCCATGTTCTCCATGCTTACGTGAATAGGAGATATGTGGGTTCTCAAGTGGGCACGGCTAATCAAGTCGGGTTCGCGTTTGAATCTCCAGTTTATTTGACTCGCGGTAAAAATACCATCACTCTGCTCAGCGCCACTGTTGGATTAGCAAACTACGGTTCATTCTACGAAAATAAACCAACCGGAATTGCGGGAGGACCGGTTCAGTTGATAGGGAACGACAATTCCACTGTTCTAAACGACTTGTCGTTCGATACTTGGTCTTATAGGGTTGGGCTAAATGGAGAGTCGAAGAGGCTGTTTGATCCAGCAACGCATCACCATCATCCATGGAGGACGACGGAGGCACCCATCAACCGGCGCATGACGTGGTACAAGGCGAGTTTCGAGACCCCTTCCGGCGATGACCCCGTGGTGGTTGACTTGCTAGGCATGGGCAAAGGACATGCATGGGTGAACGGCAATAGCttgggccggttctggccttcgGTTTTAGCCAACTCAAATGGCTGCGGCGACTGTGACTACCGTGGTGAGTACAACCCTAATAAATGTGTAACCAACTGTGGTGAACCGTCGCAGCGGTGGTACCATGTTCCGAGGTCGTTTATGAACAGTGATGGGAATTCAAACACTTTGATTCTGTTCGAAGAAATGGGCGGGAATCCTAAAGGAGTGTCTTTCAGCACAGTTGGTGTTGCAATTGGTTGTGGTGATGCCTATGAGGGAAGCACACTTGAACTTTCTTGCCATAATGGTAAAATCATCTCCGGCATTGACTTTGCTAGCTTTGGAGAACCAATTGGGAAGTGTGGCTCTTTCGTTAAAGGGTTGTGTGACTCAAACATCAGCGTTTCACAGGTGGAAAAGGCTTGTGTTGGGAAAGAATCTTGCTCCATTGATGTCTCTGCAAACACATTTGGATCAGTTAATTGTGGAAATCTTACCAAGAGATTAGCAGTACAAGCTTCTTGTGCTTGA